A genomic window from Plutella xylostella chromosome 23, ilPluXylo3.1, whole genome shotgun sequence includes:
- the LOC105383537 gene encoding serine-rich adhesin for platelets, whose translation MQRTYKSKKDTGGGLDPREVIFSLDDKSSAFDAFYIQNIKQTKREHSCMSSSNQYSSAANKVRKRKYVRRIVKEVERIPEYTSKSSYLTPDKSIHVNRGQDLFDQLLNSSSPTGNETIKTNKNDLFDKLKLSKEKNTYSRKKITKTRIKTFNYSSSDSTDSDKENSSETKSQNATNIGKHELVIEREPKKSSPYCQDQDDSINHIANLSIINKMTDSCTPKNYKSNNYENNRLTEHLIPNQNSPLCSTPFMEKYRGKSIYKFSPISMGKLDESNTHNTDHTDSNEKDKSVVLFDSNEMDSLVVSNNIHVPSPVLKCTSKSMFNNSSGHSNVSRRKKNSNNSLINNSVHKEDRDEAVKEDVKNNIDSLIQYSTDVTPFLGFVNNTLKHEEDPEIILVDNEIETEINTSPRKSLVLQTSTKNNLFKRRNDSKASNSSSDKSNTSVKSNKSVKITNITFEEDFLPPSNIDTNQMSIEDEPFLGFSTNTILKAEEIIDVDKSYFDSEENSSNDITMVESEIPKQIDEIETENKLSISIEDNSCNEDKFMTFSTTRKTVATESIIESDSDGQSHYDTCDSLERFSEEEKCEPKTKIPLVVLERMNLSNFEKHRNKNTSDSSSSSSNNSSAEISYTDKDTSSKEVEESTDTDTESNISSQTSSTGTESFINEESNESKEEIEELATQTSGSQSNEEEERNFVTKRRRNDAVNNSSLLVLDETTDNINTSTSTDEANTTVLHKLFNKNRPGKRVTEDLISEVLSRDDVTESYKSLVKNFRMSVADRNASRIAEHAHQSNKATGSGLHSISHDVSKLDKTVMEPAIVLQPGKKWERSLSIYRRMTTMSTCDGSVLEDDELDRKGRKYRQSVIETMEMQPHKGPLHNESFQSCRSSIVSKPHRATIKIIKDPNSSNQSHHSSSVLNDLSGFLHEDCDDTVVELSKLSISGPELEVTIVENVHESERLTTAREFVLRRCNQTEPILFDECYPDTVLKNCHKIGEGVYGEVYLWKARDGRARVMKVVPIAGSTKVNGEHQKDFHEVISEIVIAMELSALRAPIADIENHLDEGKDIASLDLHSIENATDCFNEVLAVRCVYGSYPSRLLDLWDLFDECKGSENDNPAVLPADQQFLVLELANAGQDLESYQFTNAEQAHALFMQVAFALAVGEEAFQFEHRDLHWGNVLIAPTEQKYATFVLRGRSYRLPRRGVAATIIDYSLSRAALPVAGDRVALYNDLGRDEELFAAVGDKQFDVYRSMREHTGNDWKVFEPYTNILWLEYVADKMITALRYKRVNTKVHKHYIAKLKGIKDRILTHRSAVQFVLTDDEF comes from the exons ATGCAAAGGACCTACAAATCCAAGAAAGATACAGGGGGTGGTCTGGATCCTCGTGAAGTAATATTTTCGCTCGACGATAAAAGTTCAGCTTTCGATGCattttatattcaaaatattaagcAAACTAAACGTGAACATTCATGTATGAGTTCCTCGAACCAGTACAGTAGTGCTGCTAATAAAGTTCGCAAGAGAAAATATGTAAGGAGGATTGTCAAAGAGGTTGAACGTATTCCAGAGTATACAAGCAAATCCTCATATCTGACTCCAGATAAGTCAATACATGTCAACAGAGGACAAGATTTATTCGATCAACTTCTAAATTCCTCTTCACCCACCGGAAATGAAACAATCAAAACCaataaaaatgatttatttgaCAAACTCAAACTAAGCAA ggaaaaaaatacttacagtcGAAAGAAGATTACAAAAACTAGGATAAAAACATTCAACTATTCCAGCAGTGATTCTACTG ATTCTGATAAAGAAAATAGTAGTGAAACAAAATCACAAAATGCAACAAATATAGGAAAACATGAATTGGTTATTGAAAGAGAACCTAAGAAAAGCAGTCCTTACTGTCAGGATCAGGACGACTCTATCAACCATATAGCAAACTTgtctataataaataaaatgacagattCTTGCACACCGAAAAATTACAAATCTAacaattatgaaaataatagaCTTACAGAACATCTAATACCAAATCAGAATTCACCCCTCTGCAGCACTCCATTCATGGAAAAATATCGCGGAAAATCTATTTATAAATTCTCACCAATTTCTATGGGAAAATTAGATGAAAGCAATACACACAACACAGATCATACAgatagcaatgaaaaagacaAGAGTGTTGTCTTATTTGATAGCAATGAAATGGATTCTCTTGTGGTTTCTAATAATATACATGTGCCCTCTCCAGTATTGAAATGTACTTCTAAAAGTATGTTTAACAACAGTAGCGGTCATTCAAATGTTAGCAGACGAAAGAAAAACTCAAATAATAGTCTTATAAATAATTCTGTACACAAAGAGGACAGAGATGAAGCTGTAAAAGAAgatgtaaaaaataacattgatTCTTTGATACAGTACAGTACTGATGTGACTCCATTCCTAGGATTTGTTAATAACACTTTAAAACATGAAGAAGATCCTGAAATAATTCTAGTAGATAATGAAATAGAAACAGAAATTAATACTTCACCAAGAAAGAGTTTAGTTCTTCAGACAAgtactaaaaataatttgtttaaaagaaGAAATGATTCAAAAGCAAGTAATTCATCTTCAGATAAGTCTAACACCTCTGTAAAATCTAACAAATCCGTAAAAATTACGAACATAACATTTGAGGAGGACTTTTTGCCACCAAGTAATATTGATACCAATCAAATGAGTATTGAAGATGAACCCTTTCTGGGCTTTTcaacaaatacaatattaaaagCTGAAGAAATAATAGATGTAGATAAAAGCTATTTTGACAGTGAAGAAAATTCCAGCAATGATATAACTATGGTTGAAAGTGAGATACCTAAACAGATAGATGAAATTGagactgaaaataaattaagtatttccATAGAAGATAACAGCTGCAATGAAGATAAATTCATGACTTTTAGTACTACCCGAAAAACTGTTGCCACTGAATCTATAATAGAGTCAGATAGTGATGGCCAATCACATTATGACACATGTGACAGCCTTGAGCGTTTCAGTGAAGAAGAAAAATGCGAGCCGAAAACTAAAATACCCTTGGTTGTATTAGAGAGAATGAATTTATCAAATTTTGAAAAgcatagaaataaaaatacaagtgACTCTTCTAGTAGTAGCAGTAATAATTCTTCAGCGGAAATATCTTACACAGATAAAGATACTAGTTCTAAAGAGGTTGAAGAATCAACTGATACAGATACTGAAAGcaatatcagctctcaaacaTCAAGCACTGGTACTGAGAGTTTTATAAATGAAGAGTCGAACGAATCTAAAGAAGAAATAGAGGAATTAGCTACACAGACATCAGGATCACAGAGTaacgaagaagaagaaaggaaTTTCGTAACAAAAAGAAGAAGGAATGATGCTGTTAACAATTCTTCACTACTAGTCCTAGATGAAACTACGGACAATATCAACACAAGTACTAGCACTGATGAAGCAAACACAACTGTACTGCACAAATTGTTTAACAAAAATCGACCTGGTAAACGTGTTACTGAAGATTTGATATCTGAAGTGCTTTCAAGAGATGATGTTACTGAATCATACAAGAGTCTTGTTAAAAACTTTAGAATGTCTGTAGCTGATCGCAATGCTTCAAGGATAGCTGAACACGCTCATCAAAGTAATAAAGCAACTGGATCAGGACTACATTCTATATCACATGATGTATCTAAACTAGACAAGACTGTGATGGAACCAGCAATTGTCCTGCAACCTGGGAAGAAATGGGAGAGATCTTTGAGTATTTACAGGAGGATGACCACAATGAGTACATGTGATGGCTCTGTTCTAGAAGATGATGAATTGGATAGAAAGGGAAGAAAATACAGACAAAGTGTTATAGAAACTATGGAGATGCAGCCACATAAAG GTCCACTACATAATGAGTCATTTCAAAGTTGCAGAAGTAGTATTGTTTCCAAGCCACATAGGGCaactattaaaattataaag gaCCCCAACAGTTCTAATCAAAGTCATCACTCTTCGTCGGTTTTGAATGATCTTTCag GATTTCTACACGAGGACTGTGATGATACGGTTGTCGAACTATCGAAACTCTCGATTTCTGGTCCGGAACTCGAGGTTACAATAGTTGAGAACGTCCATGAGTCGGAGCGCCTCACGACCGCTCGCGAGTTTGTGCTGCGTCGCTGCAACCAGACAGAGCCGATACTGTTTGATGAATGTTACCCGGACAC GGTACTAAAGAATTGCCACAAGATTGGCGAGGGTGTGTATGGCGAGGTGTACCTGTGGAAAGCTCGCGATGGCCGTGCGAGGGTTATGAAGGTGGTCCCGATAGCCGGCAGCACGAAGGTCAACGGGGAGCATCAGAAGGACTTCCACGAGGTCATCTCTGAGATTGTGATTGCTAT gGAATTGAGCGCACTCCGCGCTCCCATAGCAGATATCGAGAATCACTTAGATGAGGGCAAGGACATCGCATCACTGGATCTACATTCTATAGAGAATGCTACTGATTGCTTCAACGAG GTGTTGGCAGTAAGGTGCGTATACGGCAGCTACCCATCCCGTCTGCTCGACCTGTGGGACTTATTCGACGAGTGCAAGGGCTCAGAGAACGACAACCCAGCCGTGCTACCCGCAGACCAGCAGTTCCTGGTGCTGGAGCTGGCCAACGCTGGCCAGGACCTCGAGAGCTACCAGTTTACCAACGCGGAGCAAGCGCATGCGTTGTTTATGCAG GTGGCGTTTGCTCTAGCGGTAGGCGAGGAGGCGTTCCAGTTCGAGCACCGCGACCTGCACTGGGGCAACGTGCTGATCGCTCCCACTGAGCAGAAG TACGCAACATTCGTGCTCCGCGGCCGTTCCTACCGCCTGCCACGTCGAGGGGTCGCGGCCACCATCATCGACTACTCTCTGTCTCGCGCGGCGCTGCCCGTGGCGGGGGACCGCGTGGCGCTGTACAACGACCTCGGGCGGGACGAGGAGCTGTTCGCGGCCGTCGGGGACAAGCAGTTCGATGTGTACCGCTCCATGAGAGAGCACACTGG TAATGATTGGAAGGTGTTTGAGCCGTACACCAACATTCTCTGGCTCGAGTACGTGGCTGATAAGATGATAACAGCGCTGCGCTACAAGAGAGTCAACACTAAGGTGCACAAACACTACATCGCCAAGCTCAAGGGCATCAAAGACCGCATCCTTACCCACAGGAGCGCAGTACAATTCGTACTCACTGACGacgaattttaa
- the LOC105383553 gene encoding uncharacterized protein LOC105383553 — protein MMDGSSDSLSVMGPTLGSSPAVLLTPGRTRNIAQDMEALRLSRQDNPYLQQVMASRESLIESHPEECESDDTILMSQEFGSTALSLVEDDPLTLKEVHEHMIRSPPPTSCWPHDSLTQRAASAFDFGGDGPQLLSSHSVDGQVDQECGRSPRRPRDSSAARARSSSQASPRPRAPSRPLSLPGESHLKLNKKQGGQTSEKFSLLQHPRPLRRRQDDSVRLVADCDK, from the exons ATGATGGACGGGAGCAGTGACTCGCTCTCTG TGATGGGCCCAACGCTCGGGAGCTCCCCGGCCGTGCTGCTGACGCCGGGGCGAACGCGGAACATCGCGCAGGACATGGAGGCTCTACGCCTGTCTCGCCAGGACAACCCCTATCTGCAG CAAGTGATGGCGAGTAGAGAGAGCCTCATCGAGAGTCACCCCGAGGAGTGTGAGTCCGACGACACTATCCTCATGTCACAG GAGTTTGGAAGTACAGCGCTCAGTTTGGTGGAAGACGACCCTCTCACACTGAAGGAGGTCCATGAGCACATGATCCGGTCCCCTCCACCTACCAGCTGCTGGCCTCATG ACTCGCTCACACAACGAGCGGCGAGTGCCTTCGACTTCGGCGGCGACGGGCCGCAGCTGCTGAGCTCGCACTCCGTTGACGGACAGGTGGACCAG GAGTGCGGTCGctccccgcgccgcccgcgcgacagcagcgccgcccgcgcgcgcTCCTCGAGCCAGGcctccccgcgcccccgcgccccctcCCGCCCCCTGTCTCTGCCTG GTGAAAGCCACCTGAAGCTCAACAAGAAGCAAGGAGGCCAGACCAGCGAGAAATTCTCCTTACTACAGCATCCGAGGCCGCTGAGACGACGACAAGACGACAGCGTGAGATTGGTCGCAGATTGTGACAAGTAG